One stretch of Niallia sp. XMNu-256 DNA includes these proteins:
- a CDS encoding class I SAM-dependent RNA methyltransferase gives MTNYELIATSAMGLEALVAKEVRALGYDCQVENGRISYHGNEMAIVKSNLWLRTADRVKLKIGEFKATTFDELFEKTKALPWEKFLPVNAEFPVSGKSVKSKLFSVSDCQSIVKKAIVERMKRHYKIEGWLEENGPLYKIEVALHKDVALLTIDTSGSGLHKRGYRVDQGEAPIKETLAAALVMLTNWTPDRPFVDPFCGSGTIPIEAALIGQNIAPGFNREFVSEAWNLIPPKIWDEARTEVEDVAKYDQPLDIIGSDIDHRLIKISQENAFEAGLGDLVTFKQMRVQDFTTSKQYGVIVGNPPYGERLGEKAAVQKMYNEMGKTFEPLDTWSIYMLTSDEEFETHFGKKATKKRKLFNGFIKTDYYQYWGKRPPREK, from the coding sequence ATGACAAATTATGAATTAATTGCAACCTCAGCAATGGGATTAGAGGCTTTGGTTGCGAAAGAAGTTAGAGCACTTGGATATGATTGCCAAGTTGAAAACGGCCGAATTAGTTATCATGGCAATGAAATGGCTATTGTCAAGAGTAATCTTTGGTTAAGAACCGCAGACCGGGTAAAGTTGAAAATAGGTGAATTTAAAGCTACAACCTTTGATGAACTATTTGAAAAAACAAAAGCGTTGCCATGGGAAAAGTTTTTGCCAGTAAATGCGGAGTTTCCAGTTTCGGGAAAGTCAGTAAAATCAAAGCTTTTTAGTGTTTCTGATTGTCAATCAATTGTAAAAAAAGCGATTGTAGAACGAATGAAACGCCATTACAAAATAGAAGGCTGGCTTGAAGAAAATGGACCACTATATAAAATCGAAGTGGCCTTACACAAAGATGTCGCATTGCTTACAATTGATACAAGTGGAAGCGGATTACACAAACGAGGCTATAGGGTTGATCAAGGAGAGGCACCTATAAAAGAAACATTAGCCGCTGCGCTTGTCATGTTAACAAATTGGACACCCGATCGTCCTTTTGTCGACCCGTTTTGTGGTTCTGGAACCATTCCGATTGAAGCAGCTTTAATTGGTCAAAATATCGCGCCTGGTTTTAACCGTGAGTTCGTATCTGAAGCTTGGAATCTTATCCCACCTAAGATTTGGGATGAGGCAAGAACAGAAGTAGAGGATGTTGCTAAATATGATCAACCTCTTGATATTATAGGATCTGATATTGATCATCGTCTTATTAAGATCTCACAGGAAAATGCCTTTGAAGCAGGATTGGGAGATTTAGTTACGTTTAAACAAATGAGGGTTCAAGATTTTACAACATCAAAGCAATATGGCGTCATTGTAGGTAATCCTCCATATGGTGAACGATTAGGTGAAAAAGCGGCCGTCCAAAAAATGTATAATGAAATGGGAAAAACCTTTGAACCTTTGGATACTTGGTCCATTTACATGTTAACGTCAGATGAAGAGTTTGAAACTCATTTTGGGAAAAAGGCTACTAAAAAGCGGAAACTTTTTAATGGGTTTATTAAAACAGATTACTATCAATATTGGGGAAAACGTCCCCCAAGGGAAAAATAA
- the gpsB gene encoding cell division regulator GpsB, which yields MLADKVKLTAKDILEKEFKSAMRGYKPEDVDKFLDYIIKDYETFHQEIEELQQENMRLRKQLEEASKRPATQTAGTTNFDILKRLSNLEKHVFGSKLYE from the coding sequence ATGCTTGCGGATAAAGTTAAATTAACGGCTAAAGACATCTTAGAGAAAGAATTTAAATCAGCGATGAGAGGTTATAAGCCTGAAGATGTAGATAAATTTTTAGACTATATTATTAAAGACTATGAGACCTTTCATCAGGAAATTGAAGAATTGCAACAAGAGAATATGCGACTTCGAAAACAATTAGAAGAAGCTTCTAAACGTCCTGCTACGCAAACAGCCGGAACCACAAATTTCGATATTTTAAAACGATTATCAAACCTTGAAAAACATGTGTTTGGTAGCAAATTGTATGAATAG
- a CDS encoding DUF1273 domain-containing protein, producing the protein MVKTVVISGYKPYEIGVFKQDHPAIPYIKKAIKEQLILMLEDGLQWVLISGGLGTELWAAEVVYELREQEEFNYLQLAVITPFLDQESNWNEQNREWYESILLEADFIDSVSRKPYEKPWQFRAKNQFFIQKSDCLLLFYDLEKEGSPKFIYETALNAQEKKEYEIRLIGFDDLQTLVEQDQWS; encoded by the coding sequence ATCGTTAAAACTGTTGTTATTTCAGGATATAAACCATATGAGATTGGTGTTTTTAAACAGGATCACCCAGCCATTCCTTACATAAAAAAAGCGATTAAGGAACAACTTATTCTTATGCTAGAAGATGGTCTCCAGTGGGTACTTATAAGTGGTGGGCTGGGCACAGAATTATGGGCTGCCGAAGTGGTCTATGAGTTGCGGGAACAGGAAGAATTTAATTATTTACAATTAGCAGTGATCACCCCATTTCTCGACCAGGAAAGTAACTGGAATGAACAAAATCGGGAATGGTATGAGTCTATTTTATTAGAAGCCGATTTTATTGATTCTGTTTCTCGGAAGCCGTACGAAAAGCCTTGGCAATTTCGGGCAAAGAATCAATTTTTCATTCAAAAAAGTGATTGTTTATTATTGTTCTATGATCTAGAAAAAGAGGGAAGTCCAAAATTCATTTATGAAACAGCTCTTAACGCACAGGAAAAAAAAGAGTACGAAATAAGACTTATTGGGTTTGATGATTTACAAACTCTTGTAGAACAAGATCAATGGAGTTAA
- a CDS encoding spore coat protein, producing the protein MYCRPTKVLPAVVHPTKCCVNHSFENVVVPHVFPSHTTNVHHTNYQQQQHFPHTESFVNEVTSTNIGPVPGPPPAPTPGFGGPTPGMVAGAFAGPGMGPGMGPGMVGGAFAGPGMGPGMGPGMVGGAFAGPGMGPGMGPGMVGGAFAGPGMGPGMGPGMVGGAFAGPGKRPRPGLFR; encoded by the coding sequence ATGTATTGCAGACCAACAAAAGTATTACCCGCTGTTGTTCATCCAACAAAGTGTTGTGTAAATCATAGCTTTGAAAATGTTGTAGTACCACATGTTTTCCCTTCGCATACAACAAATGTTCACCACACAAACTATCAACAACAACAACATTTTCCACATACTGAATCGTTTGTGAACGAGGTGACCAGTACAAATATTGGTCCTGTACCAGGACCACCACCAGCACCAACTCCAGGTTTTGGAGGACCAACTCCAGGAATGGTAGCAGGTGCATTCGCTGGACCTGGCATGGGACCTGGCATGGGACCTGGCATGGTTGGCGGTGCATTTGCTGGACCTGGCATGGGACCTGGCATGGGACCTGGCATGGTTGGCGGTGCATTTGCTGGACCTGGCATGGGACCTGGCATGGGACCTGGCATGGTTGGCGGTGCATTTGCTGGACCTGGCATGGGACCTGGCATGGGACCTGGCATGGTTGGTGGCGCATTTGCTGGACCTGGCAAACGCCCAAGACCAGGACTTTTTAGATAG
- a CDS encoding ribonuclease H-like domain-containing protein — protein sequence MSIKNKLNRLKNHLSHNNERGDEIRSHQAAKQKDIPFLDIWEEWGVTPYFVDEDYCLVREVTYPLEAYHGKYRFIDFLQAVHAWNHSELAHPLSSFGYKAQDLFFFDTETTGLGAGTGTTIFLLGHASVKDEEIVVKQHILPQPGSEVPLYKSFLESINYTSMVTYNGKAFDWPQVQTQHTLIRNHVPKLPAFGHFDLYHAARRMWKHRLDRIKLFNVEREILGFERKDDIPGFLAPMIYFDFVERKNPEGMLGILKHNELDILSLITLYTHLTFQLLNLDKSQTSKEFFEVGRWFSYIGEKRAAEKVYTRLAESKEEVSVKAKHELAFVFKKKKEWGRAIDLWTDVVKEADHKLQIEACVELAKIFEHRLRDLDKAIEYTEIAMKKYFQLTNEQNEKLLKRMTRLTSKILRK from the coding sequence ATGTCAATAAAAAATAAGCTAAATCGACTAAAAAATCATCTATCACATAACAATGAGCGGGGTGACGAGATAAGATCTCATCAGGCTGCCAAACAAAAAGACATTCCGTTTCTTGATATTTGGGAAGAGTGGGGCGTCACCCCTTACTTTGTTGATGAAGATTATTGTTTAGTAAGGGAAGTAACCTATCCTTTAGAGGCTTACCATGGAAAGTATCGTTTTATCGATTTCCTTCAAGCGGTTCATGCATGGAATCATAGTGAACTAGCACATCCTTTATCCTCGTTCGGATATAAGGCCCAAGACTTATTTTTCTTTGATACTGAAACAACCGGTCTTGGTGCAGGAACCGGAACAACTATATTTCTACTTGGACATGCAAGTGTTAAAGATGAAGAGATTGTTGTTAAACAACATATTCTTCCACAACCTGGTTCAGAAGTACCTTTGTATAAGAGCTTTTTGGAAAGTATCAATTACACGAGTATGGTTACTTATAATGGAAAGGCTTTTGATTGGCCGCAAGTTCAAACACAGCACACATTGATTCGAAATCATGTGCCCAAACTTCCGGCTTTCGGTCATTTTGATTTATACCATGCTGCGAGAAGAATGTGGAAACATCGTCTCGATCGGATCAAGCTTTTTAACGTCGAAAGGGAAATATTAGGTTTTGAACGAAAAGATGATATTCCCGGATTTTTAGCTCCAATGATTTATTTTGATTTTGTAGAGCGAAAAAATCCGGAAGGAATGCTAGGAATTCTAAAACATAATGAACTGGATATTTTATCCTTAATTACTCTGTATACCCATTTAACTTTTCAACTATTAAATCTCGATAAAAGCCAAACAAGTAAAGAATTCTTTGAAGTAGGTCGTTGGTTTTCTTATATAGGAGAAAAGAGAGCGGCTGAGAAGGTATATACCCGGCTTGCGGAAAGTAAGGAAGAAGTGTCAGTTAAAGCAAAGCATGAACTTGCATTTGTATTTAAAAAGAAAAAAGAATGGGGCCGGGCGATTGATTTATGGACAGACGTTGTTAAGGAAGCCGATCACAAATTACAAATAGAAGCATGCGTGGAATTAGCAAAAATCTTTGAACATCGATTGAGAGACTTAGATAAGGCCATTGAATATACCGAAATTGCGATGAAAAAATACTTCCAATTAACAAATGAACAGAATGAGAAACTATTAAAAAGAATGACTCGTCTCACATCTAAAATACTTAGAAAATAG
- a CDS encoding DEAD/DEAH box helicase — MSLHKSLQEIIKELKFSDHFKQNIVHWQTIEAREAKVVDFPDSIHPSLIKALQQRGVHTLYTHQKEAYDQVMEGNNIVAVTPTASGKTLCYNLPVIETIINNPNARALYLFPTKALAQDQKSEINELIEEAGLKINSYTYDGDTPANIRQKVRKAGHIVITNPDMLHSGILPHHTKWVSLFENLKYIIIDELHIYRGVFGSHVANVLRRLQRICRFYGSNPIFICTSATIANPLELAQTLTEKKMHLIEKNGAPSGTKHFLFYNPPIVNKPLNIRRSATLEARKLASHLLKNKIQTIVFARSRVRVEIILSYLKELVKYQLGPKAIRGYRGGYLPTERREIENGLRSGDIYGVVSTNALELGVDIGQLQVCIMTGYPGTIASTWQQAGRAGRRRGESLVVMVASSSPLDQYIIGHPDYFFNRSPETARINPDNLIILIDHMKCAAYELPFREGETFGSIETSELLEYLTEERILYKNGDKWYWMRDSFPAHNISLRSASQENVVIIDYSDVANVKVIGEMDRFSSMTLLHEEAIYLHQGIQYQVEKLDWEEKKAFVREVSVDYYTDANLAVALKVLEVDKYQKDNKVEIGFGDVSVLAMATIFKKIKFETHENIGSGPITLPEEELHTSSAWISLNQEEINLNEERLDQGIIGASHALKHIAPLFVMCDAGDIHVVPQIKAAHNEKPTIFFYDRYPGGIGLSEKIYEGMNSIIKEAKSMVMNCPCEHGCPSCIGIDSSSESVKQDSLRLLSMFQMVSNPKVINECQ; from the coding sequence ATGAGTCTACACAAATCGTTACAAGAGATTATAAAAGAATTAAAGTTCTCCGACCATTTCAAACAAAATATTGTTCATTGGCAGACAATTGAAGCGAGAGAAGCAAAAGTGGTTGATTTTCCAGATTCGATTCATCCTTCTTTAATAAAAGCTCTACAACAACGAGGGGTTCATACATTGTATACCCATCAAAAAGAAGCTTATGATCAGGTTATGGAAGGAAACAATATAGTTGCTGTAACGCCAACTGCATCTGGAAAAACATTATGTTATAACCTTCCCGTTATTGAAACCATTATAAATAATCCGAACGCTAGAGCCCTTTATTTGTTTCCAACAAAAGCACTAGCTCAAGACCAAAAAAGTGAAATTAATGAATTAATAGAGGAAGCTGGCTTAAAGATCAATAGCTATACGTATGATGGGGATACACCAGCAAATATTCGCCAGAAGGTGAGAAAAGCCGGGCATATCGTGATTACTAATCCAGATATGCTTCATTCAGGAATTTTGCCGCATCATACGAAATGGGTTTCTCTTTTCGAAAACTTAAAATATATTATTATCGATGAACTTCATATTTATCGAGGTGTATTTGGCAGTCATGTAGCAAATGTATTAAGACGTTTACAAAGAATTTGCCGATTTTATGGCAGTAACCCCATCTTTATTTGTACGTCGGCAACCATTGCGAATCCGCTTGAATTAGCTCAAACATTAACTGAAAAAAAGATGCATTTAATTGAAAAGAACGGTGCACCAAGTGGAACGAAACACTTTCTGTTTTATAATCCCCCGATTGTCAATAAACCGTTAAATATTAGGCGAAGCGCAACTTTAGAGGCTCGAAAGCTAGCAAGCCATCTTTTGAAAAATAAAATTCAAACCATCGTTTTTGCCAGAAGCCGTGTTCGTGTTGAAATTATCCTATCTTATTTAAAAGAATTGGTTAAATATCAATTAGGTCCTAAGGCAATCAGAGGGTACCGTGGTGGATATTTACCGACTGAAAGACGGGAAATTGAAAATGGACTTCGTTCAGGTGACATTTATGGAGTTGTTAGCACCAACGCTTTAGAGTTAGGGGTTGATATTGGTCAACTGCAAGTATGTATTATGACAGGATATCCAGGTACAATTGCCAGTACTTGGCAGCAAGCCGGAAGGGCAGGGAGGCGGCGTGGGGAATCACTCGTGGTTATGGTCGCTAGTTCTAGCCCACTTGATCAATATATCATCGGACATCCTGATTATTTCTTTAACCGAAGTCCTGAAACGGCGAGAATAAATCCGGATAATTTAATTATCCTTATTGATCATATGAAGTGTGCGGCATATGAACTCCCTTTTAGAGAAGGGGAGACATTTGGCAGCATTGAAACGAGTGAACTCCTTGAATATCTTACAGAGGAACGAATTCTTTATAAGAATGGAGATAAATGGTATTGGATGAGGGACTCTTTTCCAGCTCATAATATTTCCCTACGTTCAGCTTCACAGGAAAATGTGGTCATTATTGATTATTCGGATGTGGCCAATGTAAAGGTAATAGGGGAGATGGATCGATTTTCAAGCATGACACTTTTGCATGAAGAAGCCATTTATCTTCATCAAGGAATTCAATACCAAGTGGAAAAATTGGATTGGGAAGAAAAAAAGGCATTTGTACGTGAAGTTTCCGTAGATTACTATACAGATGCAAATTTAGCAGTCGCATTAAAGGTCCTTGAAGTCGATAAATACCAGAAAGACAACAAGGTTGAAATTGGCTTTGGTGATGTTAGTGTTTTGGCGATGGCCACTATTTTTAAAAAAATTAAATTTGAAACCCATGAAAACATCGGTTCAGGTCCGATCACTCTTCCAGAAGAAGAATTGCATACAAGTTCAGCCTGGATATCGTTAAACCAAGAGGAGATCAATTTAAATGAAGAAAGGCTTGATCAAGGGATTATCGGGGCCTCTCATGCCTTGAAGCATATTGCTCCATTATTTGTGATGTGTGATGCCGGTGATATCCATGTTGTACCACAAATTAAGGCGGCCCATAACGAAAAACCGACTATTTTTTTCTATGACCGCTATCCGGGGGGAATTGGGTTAAGTGAAAAAATCTATGAGGGAATGAATTCGATTATTAAAGAGGCGAAAAGTATGGTAATGAATTGTCCGTGTGAACATGGTTGTCCGTCTTGTATTGGAATAGATTCATCATCAGAATCAGTGAAACAGGATTCATTACGATTATTATCGATGTTCCAAATGGTCTCGAATCCAAAGGTGATAAATGAATGTCAATAA
- a CDS encoding Crp/Fnr family transcriptional regulator: MNNEQIKNVLSEFSLFRNLSDDEIYKIVDISISREWNKGSHVFLQDEPLENVYFIYEGKIKIYKTDLNGKEQIVSILKKGDMFPHVGFFRKGNYPAFSEVLEDAILVVVPISQFEKVLIENPELCIKVFKVLGEKIVDLQERLESQILNNTYQQIIKLLIRLGREHGKELDNGRILLKAEFTNRDLANMIGTTRETVSRTLTRLKKEQLIETDASNDLIFDPYLLDEELFL; this comes from the coding sequence ATGAATAACGAGCAAATTAAAAATGTCTTATCTGAGTTTTCATTATTTCGCAATCTTAGTGACGATGAAATATATAAAATTGTTGATATATCGATTTCAAGAGAATGGAACAAAGGCAGTCATGTATTTTTACAGGATGAGCCACTTGAAAACGTCTATTTTATCTACGAAGGAAAAATCAAAATTTATAAAACTGATTTGAATGGGAAAGAACAAATCGTTTCAATTTTAAAAAAGGGCGATATGTTTCCCCATGTTGGATTCTTTCGTAAAGGTAATTATCCTGCCTTTTCGGAAGTTCTAGAAGATGCGATTTTAGTTGTGGTTCCGATTTCTCAATTTGAAAAGGTTTTAATTGAAAACCCTGAACTATGTATTAAAGTCTTTAAGGTGTTAGGAGAAAAGATTGTTGATTTACAGGAGCGACTTGAATCACAAATCTTAAATAATACGTATCAGCAAATTATAAAGTTATTGATTCGACTTGGGAGAGAACACGGAAAAGAACTGGATAATGGTCGCATTCTTTTAAAAGCGGAGTTTACAAATCGGGACCTCGCGAATATGATTGGTACAACAAGAGAAACAGTGAGCCGGACTCTCACACGACTCAAAAAGGAGCAACTGATCGAAACAGATGCAAGCAATGATTTAATTTTTGACCCCTATCTATTAGATGAGGAACTTTTTTTATAG
- the hcp gene encoding hydroxylamine reductase, producing MFCYQCEQTPSGGCKVIGVCGKDETIASLQDTMIFGLKGIAAYRTHANQLGYTDPFVDATTHEALYMTLTNSNFNVQEHIEMLMKVGKSTVRMMEVLDEAHTSILGVPEPITVSQNKIEGKCIVVTGHNLFALEQLLKQTEGKGINIYTHSEMLPAHGYPALKKYSHLKGNIGKAWFDQRRLFEKFPGAILATTNCVMPIKGTYADRMFSYEVAGLENVQKIENDDFSPLINRALELPEANIESEETLTTGYHHETVLGIAPEIIQAVKDGKIKRFFVIAGCDAPGKGGEYYRELATSLPPEAVILTTSCGKFRFNDVDYGTVPGTDIPRYIDLGQCNNSGSTIKIAKALAEAFECEINDLPLSIVLSWFEQKAVAILLGLFSLGIKDVRIGPKPPEFISEGVMKVLQETFNLQLIGTAQEDMKDMLALS from the coding sequence ATGTTTTGCTATCAGTGTGAACAAACTCCGAGCGGGGGATGTAAAGTTATCGGTGTATGTGGAAAAGATGAAACGATTGCTAGTTTACAAGATACAATGATTTTTGGGTTAAAAGGGATTGCTGCTTACCGTACTCACGCAAACCAATTAGGATATACGGATCCTTTTGTTGATGCGACTACTCATGAAGCATTGTATATGACGTTAACTAACTCTAACTTTAATGTTCAAGAACATATTGAAATGCTTATGAAAGTGGGTAAATCTACGGTTCGTATGATGGAAGTATTAGACGAAGCGCATACAAGCATTCTAGGGGTTCCAGAACCAATTACGGTTTCGCAAAATAAGATTGAAGGAAAATGTATTGTAGTAACAGGACATAATCTATTTGCTCTTGAGCAACTGTTAAAACAAACAGAAGGGAAAGGCATTAATATTTATACTCACTCAGAAATGCTACCTGCTCATGGATACCCAGCATTAAAGAAATATTCCCACTTAAAGGGTAATATCGGGAAAGCGTGGTTTGATCAAAGAAGATTATTCGAGAAATTCCCAGGAGCGATTCTAGCTACAACGAACTGTGTTATGCCTATTAAAGGAACCTATGCAGATCGTATGTTTTCCTATGAAGTTGCTGGTTTGGAAAATGTTCAAAAAATTGAAAATGATGACTTCAGTCCATTAATTAACCGTGCTTTAGAACTACCAGAAGCAAATATTGAATCAGAAGAAACACTGACAACTGGTTATCACCATGAAACAGTTCTAGGAATTGCTCCGGAAATCATCCAAGCGGTTAAAGATGGAAAAATTAAACGTTTCTTCGTTATCGCGGGTTGTGATGCACCTGGAAAGGGTGGGGAGTACTATCGTGAATTAGCGACTTCTTTACCTCCAGAAGCGGTTATTTTAACGACATCATGTGGGAAATTCCGCTTCAATGATGTGGATTACGGAACAGTACCAGGAACAGACATTCCACGTTATATTGACTTAGGACAATGTAATAACTCTGGTTCTACGATTAAAATCGCAAAAGCACTTGCTGAAGCGTTCGAGTGTGAAATTAATGATCTACCATTAAGTATTGTTCTTTCTTGGTTTGAACAAAAGGCTGTAGCGATCTTACTTGGATTATTTAGTCTAGGAATTAAAGATGTTCGAATTGGACCTAAGCCACCTGAGTTTATTTCTGAAGGAGTTATGAAAGTCCTTCAAGAAACATTCAATTTACAATTAATTGGTACGGCACAAGAAGATATGAAAGATATGCTTGCATTAAGCTAA
- a CDS encoding YppG family protein, producing the protein MYTPYSRNQGFYRMPSIHNNQWNSFNYPYQSPSYLFQERTNGIGQPPWSPFINPYAGGFPYPYGNPYFTQPQQGEFQQQQSIQSTNNSSNEPTYSDLVFQNPLLSDEQAPSYNNPMYQNQEPYFHPYPKASFLAKPPSSVQNVLNSFKSQDGSLDIPKMVDTAGQMINAVSQVSSVVKGIGGIFKV; encoded by the coding sequence ATGTATACTCCATACTCAAGAAATCAAGGTTTCTATCGTATGCCATCTATACACAACAATCAATGGAATTCATTCAATTACCCTTATCAAAGTCCATCATATTTGTTCCAAGAGCGAACAAATGGTATAGGGCAACCGCCATGGAGTCCTTTCATAAACCCATACGCAGGTGGGTTTCCCTATCCTTACGGAAATCCATATTTTACACAGCCCCAACAAGGGGAGTTCCAGCAACAACAGAGTATTCAATCTACAAATAATAGTTCAAACGAACCAACCTACTCAGATCTAGTTTTTCAAAATCCGTTATTATCGGATGAACAAGCACCATCGTACAATAACCCAATGTACCAAAATCAAGAACCTTATTTTCATCCCTATCCTAAAGCTTCTTTCTTAGCTAAACCACCATCAAGTGTTCAAAATGTGTTGAATTCCTTTAAATCACAAGATGGCAGTCTCGATATTCCAAAGATGGTCGATACGGCCGGTCAAATGATTAATGCTGTTAGTCAAGTATCTTCTGTTGTCAAAGGGATTGGTGGAATATTTAAAGTATAA
- a CDS encoding YppF family protein: protein MTVHELKLKFLQIRKYLTEDVNELLDFTKKSYIHNEISIGEYRNLVRELENLGARIPEILFVNDTIAQ, encoded by the coding sequence ATGACTGTTCACGAACTCAAGTTAAAATTTCTACAAATTCGCAAATATTTGACAGAAGATGTTAATGAATTATTAGATTTTACAAAAAAGTCCTATATTCATAATGAGATTTCAATTGGTGAATATCGGAACCTTGTTCGTGAACTAGAAAATTTAGGGGCCCGCATTCCAGAAATTCTATTCGTTAATGACACCATTGCACAATAA
- a CDS encoding DUF1798 family protein: protein MENNKLIKLTNQLLLVSDQILQRFQQAKEDGQSGDFYQEVMPFSDKVQDLVDQWWVEVDLWTKQHNQVNIKQLINTKDQLEKIAIQAFYPQTSRKNFLDMMNSITFVLNTILDENKIDK, encoded by the coding sequence ATGGAAAATAATAAATTAATTAAATTAACGAACCAATTACTTTTAGTGTCCGATCAAATCTTACAAAGATTCCAACAAGCAAAAGAAGACGGTCAATCAGGGGATTTCTACCAAGAAGTTATGCCATTTTCGGACAAAGTCCAGGATTTAGTGGATCAATGGTGGGTCGAGGTAGATCTTTGGACGAAACAACATAATCAAGTAAATATTAAGCAACTCATTAATACGAAGGATCAACTGGAAAAGATAGCAATTCAAGCGTTTTATCCACAAACAAGTAGAAAAAATTTCTTGGATATGATGAATTCGATTACATTTGTATTAAATACCATTTTAGACGAAAATAAAATCGATAAATAA
- a CDS encoding DUF2515 family protein, with amino-acid sequence MLNDEMMLVQQIKDETRKWNLDNISRTDAYLRFYQENQEILWSFLAHMVSRNAGWNMCDLEGNWMPRLLDKKTRETIYFTYEKANWLIFQDAYPQLLLYQYSKLKKQPMFHLLKHFHISSFMEKEWNALWYVQDLKRMLYSLIINEQNVVQKPVIHHPFYQRKVFHSAYFNFQDWFHFSSVLLPTCNGSLFGASVTGFKKVHKRIELGKKIAAILFDNDIYPLVYEFAAKTVHTGSRYDYEYYFMKRKKNDTPFLRMAFPVIDHANESVEDWSLNKRIPSKWYEDPKINESIILTDWFRKKQEQLHKLALFKSLLQ; translated from the coding sequence ATGTTAAATGATGAAATGATGCTTGTTCAACAAATTAAAGATGAAACAAGAAAATGGAATCTTGACAATATCTCGCGCACTGATGCTTATTTGCGATTCTATCAAGAGAATCAAGAGATTTTATGGTCCTTTCTAGCTCATATGGTTTCGCGAAACGCTGGTTGGAATATGTGTGATCTCGAAGGAAACTGGATGCCGCGATTATTAGACAAAAAAACGAGAGAAACGATTTATTTTACTTATGAAAAAGCTAATTGGTTAATTTTTCAGGATGCTTATCCACAACTTTTGCTGTATCAGTATTCGAAGTTGAAAAAACAACCCATGTTTCATTTATTAAAACATTTTCACATATCTTCATTTATGGAAAAAGAATGGAATGCACTTTGGTATGTTCAAGATCTAAAACGAATGTTATACTCCCTCATTATTAACGAGCAAAATGTTGTTCAAAAGCCGGTAATCCATCATCCTTTCTATCAAAGAAAAGTATTCCACTCCGCTTATTTTAATTTTCAAGATTGGTTCCATTTCAGCTCTGTATTATTACCTACTTGTAATGGATCTTTATTTGGAGCCAGTGTAACAGGATTTAAAAAGGTTCATAAGCGGATTGAGCTTGGGAAAAAAATTGCAGCCATTCTTTTTGATAACGATATCTATCCTCTTGTATATGAGTTTGCTGCCAAGACAGTTCATACAGGTTCAAGATATGATTATGAGTACTATTTTATGAAAAGAAAAAAAAATGATACCCCATTTTTGCGTATGGCTTTTCCTGTTATCGACCACGCTAATGAAAGCGTTGAAGATTGGTCATTAAATAAGCGGATTCCATCGAAATGGTATGAAGATCCCAAAATAAATGAATCCATAATACTCACTGATTGGTTTAGAAAGAAGCAAGAGCAACTACATAAATTGGCTTTATTCAAAAGCCTTCTTCAATAA